In Corynebacterium afermentans subsp. afermentans, a genomic segment contains:
- a CDS encoding IS256 family transposase: MTAAPHSIDPTTYLDDLLAQASPDLMRQMLQGFINQILSAQADTVCGAEYGVASTERVNHRNGYRHRDLDTRVGTIDVAVPKLRHGAFFPDWLLERRSRAERALSTVIATCYLKGVSTRRMNDLVATLGISHLSKSQVSRMSEELDEMVADFRNRPLDPGGYSYLSCDALTIKVREGGRVVKCSVLLATGVNADGYREMLGMHVATAESNASWKGFFQDLKARGLRGVFLITSDAHEGIQHAISEVLPDASWQRCRTHFAKNLYEKVPKTQWPMVSAMFQTIFQQPDAQSTWGQAREVVDLLEPKFPQVAAYLEESLDEVLAFTAAPKPVWTKVWSNNPTERLNREIRRRTDVVGIFPNRESIIRLVGAVLAEQHDDWIQQKRYMSLSALEHTKHLMHQPNPHTGDDHGDHHQLTA, from the coding sequence ATGACCGCTGCACCGCATTCTATCGACCCGACAACCTATCTGGATGATCTGCTCGCTCAAGCCTCCCCGGATCTGATGCGCCAGATGCTGCAAGGGTTTATCAACCAGATCCTCTCCGCCCAGGCCGACACCGTCTGCGGCGCCGAATACGGCGTTGCTTCCACCGAGCGGGTCAACCACCGCAACGGGTACCGCCACCGCGACCTCGACACCCGAGTCGGCACCATCGATGTCGCGGTGCCGAAGCTGCGCCACGGCGCGTTCTTCCCGGACTGGCTGCTAGAGCGCCGCTCACGAGCCGAACGGGCACTATCGACTGTGATTGCCACCTGCTACCTCAAAGGGGTCTCCACCCGCCGAATGAACGATCTGGTGGCAACCCTTGGGATTTCTCACCTGTCGAAATCGCAAGTCTCGCGCATGTCGGAAGAACTCGACGAGATGGTCGCAGACTTCAGAAACCGCCCACTGGATCCCGGCGGGTACTCCTACCTGTCGTGCGACGCGTTGACGATCAAAGTGCGCGAAGGCGGCCGGGTGGTCAAATGCTCCGTGCTGCTTGCCACCGGTGTCAACGCCGACGGGTACCGCGAAATGCTCGGCATGCACGTTGCCACTGCGGAATCCAACGCGTCGTGGAAAGGCTTCTTCCAAGACTTAAAAGCCCGCGGGCTTCGCGGTGTCTTCCTTATCACCAGTGATGCTCATGAGGGCATCCAGCACGCGATATCTGAAGTGCTGCCTGACGCGTCCTGGCAGCGGTGTCGCACCCATTTCGCGAAAAACCTTTACGAAAAGGTGCCGAAAACCCAGTGGCCGATGGTCTCGGCGATGTTCCAGACGATCTTCCAGCAACCCGACGCCCAATCCACCTGGGGACAAGCCCGCGAAGTCGTTGACCTGTTGGAGCCGAAGTTCCCCCAGGTTGCGGCGTATCTGGAGGAATCACTCGATGAGGTGCTGGCGTTTACCGCAGCGCCGAAACCGGTCTGGACGAAGGTGTGGTCAAACAACCCCACCGAGCGGTTAAACCGGGAGATCCGCCGGCGCACCGACGTCGTGGGTATCTTCCCGAACCGCGAATCGATCATCCGGCTTGTCGGCGCCGTCCTTGCCGAGCAACACGACGATTGGATCCAACAAAAACGCTACATGTCACTATCTGCACTCGAGCACACCAAACACCTCATGCACCAACCCAACCCCCACACAGGAGATGATCATGGTGACCACCACCAGCTAACCGCCTAA
- a CDS encoding GIY-YIG nuclease family protein, with the protein MGSPKTLQLFMMDGTAAGPIKASIRNWVGRVYSIPRTELNSEELRRRPELNHPAVYFLVGTNPETDKPRIYIGQTAPRQNGVAFARAAEHARSEDKDFFNRIIYVVVVDDSWGATEITFLENAFHQRAIRADRYEIANGNTPSAGSVSEETQAELDEFIENTNLIISALGISAFQPKATAGKSSAVHSSGTTLNQQAKEEEPTFELTVPRHGVQGLGQRTADGFLVLAGSTLRKELLPSAARGVHATRDRYADQIQNGTLLSDLEFTSPSAAASFLVGGAANGRRLWHLQEEPTTTLADWEDREGDEADHQAAQPETL; encoded by the coding sequence ATGGGTTCCCCGAAGACGCTGCAGCTTTTCATGATGGACGGCACCGCCGCCGGGCCGATCAAGGCTTCAATTCGAAATTGGGTCGGGCGGGTGTATTCGATTCCGCGAACCGAGCTCAATTCGGAAGAGTTGCGCCGCCGCCCTGAGCTCAACCACCCGGCGGTGTACTTTCTGGTGGGCACAAACCCGGAGACGGATAAGCCACGGATCTACATTGGGCAGACCGCACCACGGCAGAACGGGGTAGCGTTCGCCCGCGCCGCCGAGCACGCGCGCAGTGAAGACAAGGACTTCTTCAACCGCATCATCTACGTAGTTGTTGTGGATGACTCCTGGGGTGCCACCGAGATCACCTTCCTGGAAAACGCGTTCCACCAGCGCGCTATCAGAGCAGACCGATATGAGATAGCGAACGGCAACACCCCGTCCGCCGGCAGTGTCAGCGAGGAGACGCAGGCAGAGCTCGACGAGTTCATCGAGAACACCAACCTGATCATCAGCGCATTGGGTATCTCCGCGTTTCAACCGAAGGCGACCGCGGGGAAGTCGTCGGCTGTGCACTCCTCAGGCACAACCCTGAATCAACAAGCAAAAGAGGAAGAACCGACGTTTGAACTTACCGTTCCACGGCATGGAGTACAGGGCCTGGGCCAACGCACCGCAGACGGCTTTTTAGTGCTGGCAGGTTCGACGCTCCGGAAAGAGCTTCTGCCCAGCGCCGCGCGAGGTGTCCACGCAACCCGGGACCGCTATGCGGACCAGATTCAAAACGGCACGTTGCTCTCAGATCTCGAATTCACAAGCCCATCGGCTGCTGCATCGTTTCTCGTCGGCGGTGCTGCGAATGGGCGAAGGCTTTGGCACCTCCAAGAGGAGCCAACCACCACGCTGGCGGATTGGGAGGACCGCGAAGGCGACGAGGCAGACCACCAGGCAGCGCAGCCCGAAACGCTCTAA
- a CDS encoding helix-turn-helix transcriptional regulator, translating into MDIEALGSFVRAQRKERRLTQLEVAELADVSDRFLRELEHGKPTAEIGKVIDVLAVLGYDLEPVVHRADELGRF; encoded by the coding sequence GTGGACATAGAGGCACTCGGCAGCTTTGTGCGCGCCCAGCGTAAGGAGCGGAGGCTGACCCAACTGGAGGTCGCCGAGCTTGCCGACGTGTCGGACCGGTTCCTTCGGGAGCTGGAGCACGGTAAGCCGACGGCCGAGATTGGCAAGGTGATCGACGTTCTTGCCGTGCTCGGGTACGACCTTGAACCCGTCGTGCATAGAGCTGATGAGCTGGGGCGATTTTGA
- a CDS encoding helix-turn-helix transcriptional regulator, whose translation MATQPLAEAFPVGDFLAEELEERGWSEADFAAIMGRPTRFVEELISGERELTRESAELVGAALGTSAELWLNLQDTYRAWEHFSRR comes from the coding sequence GTGGCTACTCAACCCTTGGCAGAAGCGTTCCCAGTAGGAGATTTCCTCGCGGAGGAACTGGAAGAACGTGGTTGGAGCGAAGCAGATTTCGCCGCGATCATGGGACGGCCGACGCGCTTCGTTGAAGAGCTCATCTCGGGCGAGCGGGAGCTTACGCGGGAATCCGCCGAGCTGGTCGGGGCAGCGCTTGGTACCTCGGCAGAGCTGTGGCTCAATCTCCAGGACACGTACCGGGCGTGGGAGCACTTTAGCCGTCGATAA
- a CDS encoding LysE family translocator produces the protein MASPGPDVMQIIRLGARSTRAAVWAALGSTTGLTIWTVASLAGLSALISAHPGILVALQVVGGSYLLWMAYTAITGGIKERRAPATVVGTDTRAPQPRGFTPDGIIKASTAFRMGFICDLSNPKVVIFFGAIFANFIDPGMGIGANLMVGAVLILESLVLFVGVALATRAVAKWMAKNSAWVDIVSGVVFLLLGVIILFEGLRSL, from the coding sequence ATGGCGTCACCGGGTCCAGACGTAATGCAAATCATTCGCTTAGGTGCGCGCTCTACGCGCGCAGCCGTATGGGCGGCGCTGGGTAGTACCACCGGCCTTACCATCTGGACCGTGGCCTCCTTAGCGGGGCTGTCCGCATTGATTTCTGCGCACCCTGGCATCCTCGTAGCACTGCAGGTTGTCGGTGGCAGTTACCTGCTGTGGATGGCCTATACCGCAATTACCGGTGGCATCAAGGAGCGCCGCGCGCCCGCAACTGTAGTGGGTACCGATACCCGCGCCCCGCAGCCGCGCGGGTTTACACCGGACGGCATCATCAAGGCATCCACCGCTTTTCGCATGGGATTTATCTGCGATCTTTCGAACCCCAAGGTGGTCATTTTCTTCGGCGCCATCTTTGCCAATTTCATCGATCCCGGCATGGGCATCGGTGCCAATCTCATGGTGGGTGCCGTATTGATTCTGGAAAGCCTTGTGCTCTTTGTGGGTGTGGCTTTGGCTACCCGCGCGGTTGCGAAGTGGATGGCTAAGAACTCCGCCTGGGTGGATATTGTCAGCGGTGTGGTCTTCCTTCTGCTGGGTGTGATTATCCTTTTTGAGGGCTTACGTTCTCTTTGA
- a CDS encoding 3'-5' exonuclease, whose translation MVTFSLYSGLDIDGALMKPTMNFLQKLSVDPTNPSLKIKTLTNAVDKRVRTGRVNDQFRAVLFEIKDKDTHHFVLVDVDSHDEGNLKAERLDPARLRLDVNPINGITTLIKEDAVESVQPVEDSQAKAEAAAQAARELAAQQGVVAELADKPSPAPREALEGLTPSMLWDELGIDPALTEQVLALESEDGLDALLASRPKWEHEAVLALVAGYSVEETRESLGLRKVSAAEAAESEDARLLAGLRQAAAELEFAYVDDVETESLRSVIESGNFDQWRVYIHPEQRRMAENSYSGSARVFGGAGTGKTVVAVHRANNLAAGHIAGAGPRVLLTTFTKGLAQGLKSQLNALSPSYPEAGEPGEDGVWVDNIDAVVRKVVSLGSVEETEEATRRVLGVTAPRVRPYTDMAARQVWEGAVESAPEELPREIANEAFLQAEYETVVLANGIVSLAEYLKVARTGRGTPLNRKQRKQVWAVLESLMQTQAIDGQLFWPTMSAVGAEILNVRYERGGGSLFDHVVVDEAQDFNAGHWRFLRACVAHGPNDVFLAEDSHQRIYGHPLTLSHFGISTRGRASQRLTLNYRTTKENLDYALRILVGGDMEFLDAEGDKDSVGKYRSARSGPAPMIVTAASEDEEFAVAAGLINVWLEEAERAAEEGTHKEVRVGVMCRTRGQLSRVVAGLADHGIDAVQTKNAELASHEQVSVMTMHGAKGMEFTHVILMGVGKEIMPLRFRLKNLSEEDARAALQRERSLLYVAASRARDALVVTTVGERSELLPEG comes from the coding sequence ATGGTGACGTTTAGCCTGTACAGCGGGTTGGACATCGACGGCGCGCTGATGAAGCCGACGATGAACTTCCTGCAGAAGCTCTCGGTGGACCCGACGAACCCGTCGCTGAAGATCAAGACGCTCACGAACGCCGTGGACAAGCGCGTGCGTACCGGCCGCGTCAACGACCAGTTCCGCGCCGTGCTCTTTGAGATCAAAGACAAGGACACGCACCACTTCGTGCTTGTGGACGTGGACTCGCACGACGAAGGCAACCTCAAGGCTGAGCGGCTGGACCCGGCGCGGCTGCGCCTGGACGTGAACCCGATCAACGGTATTACGACGCTGATCAAGGAAGATGCGGTTGAGAGCGTTCAGCCTGTCGAGGACTCGCAGGCGAAGGCGGAAGCTGCAGCCCAGGCCGCGCGTGAACTGGCGGCGCAGCAGGGGGTTGTTGCGGAGCTCGCGGATAAGCCATCGCCCGCGCCCCGTGAGGCGCTGGAAGGGCTCACGCCTTCGATGCTGTGGGACGAGCTGGGCATTGATCCCGCGCTGACTGAGCAGGTGCTCGCACTCGAGTCCGAGGACGGGCTGGACGCGCTGCTTGCCTCCCGGCCGAAGTGGGAGCACGAAGCGGTGCTCGCTCTGGTGGCGGGGTACTCGGTGGAGGAAACGCGCGAGTCGCTGGGGCTGCGCAAGGTTTCGGCTGCGGAGGCTGCCGAGTCCGAGGATGCGCGCCTGCTGGCGGGCCTGCGTCAGGCGGCTGCGGAGCTGGAGTTCGCGTACGTGGACGACGTGGAGACCGAGTCCCTGCGCAGCGTGATCGAGTCCGGCAATTTCGACCAATGGCGCGTGTACATCCACCCGGAGCAGCGCCGTATGGCGGAGAACTCCTACTCCGGGTCCGCGCGCGTGTTCGGCGGCGCTGGTACCGGCAAGACGGTGGTGGCGGTGCACCGCGCGAACAACCTGGCCGCGGGGCATATTGCGGGGGCCGGCCCGCGCGTACTGCTGACCACGTTTACCAAGGGTCTGGCGCAAGGGTTGAAGTCCCAGCTCAACGCGTTGAGTCCCTCCTACCCGGAGGCCGGCGAGCCTGGTGAGGACGGCGTGTGGGTGGACAACATCGATGCCGTGGTGCGCAAGGTGGTCTCCCTCGGCTCTGTGGAGGAGACGGAAGAGGCCACCCGGCGCGTGCTCGGCGTCACCGCCCCGCGCGTGCGCCCGTACACCGACATGGCAGCGCGCCAGGTGTGGGAGGGCGCGGTGGAGTCCGCCCCGGAGGAGCTGCCGCGCGAGATTGCTAATGAGGCGTTCCTGCAGGCCGAGTACGAGACCGTGGTGCTGGCCAACGGGATTGTGTCTTTGGCGGAGTACCTGAAGGTCGCCCGCACCGGCCGCGGCACGCCCCTGAACCGCAAGCAGCGCAAGCAGGTGTGGGCCGTGCTGGAGTCGCTGATGCAGACCCAAGCCATCGATGGCCAGCTGTTCTGGCCCACCATGTCCGCCGTGGGTGCAGAGATTTTGAACGTGCGCTACGAGCGCGGCGGCGGGTCGCTGTTCGACCACGTGGTGGTCGACGAGGCCCAAGACTTCAACGCCGGGCACTGGCGCTTCCTGCGCGCGTGCGTGGCGCATGGGCCTAACGACGTGTTCTTGGCCGAGGACTCCCACCAGCGCATCTACGGCCATCCGCTGACCCTGTCGCACTTCGGCATCTCCACCCGCGGGCGAGCATCCCAGCGCCTGACGCTGAACTACCGCACCACCAAGGAGAACCTGGATTATGCGCTGCGCATCTTGGTTGGCGGCGACATGGAGTTCCTGGACGCGGAGGGTGATAAGGATTCCGTTGGGAAGTACCGCTCCGCGAGGTCCGGCCCAGCGCCGATGATCGTGACCGCGGCGTCCGAGGACGAAGAATTTGCCGTAGCCGCTGGCTTGATCAACGTGTGGCTGGAGGAAGCCGAGCGTGCGGCCGAGGAGGGCACGCACAAGGAGGTCCGCGTCGGCGTGATGTGCCGCACCCGCGGGCAGCTCTCCCGCGTGGTGGCCGGACTTGCAGACCACGGCATCGACGCCGTGCAGACCAAAAATGCGGAACTGGCCTCCCACGAGCAGGTCAGTGTGATGACCATGCACGGCGCCAAGGGCATGGAGTTCACCCACGTGATCCTCATGGGCGTGGGCAAGGAGATCATGCCGCTGCGCTTCCGCCTAAAGAACCTGTCAGAGGAGGACGCCCGCGCCGCCCTCCAACGCGAGCGCTCACTGCTGTACGTGGCGGCCTCCCGCGCCCGCGACGCACTGGTGGTGACTACCGTCGGCGAGCGGTCGGAGCTGCTGCCGGAGGGTTAG